A part of Aquibium oceanicum genomic DNA contains:
- a CDS encoding Na+/H+ antiporter subunit B encodes MRTVIFRTTAPYLTSLMVLFSVFVLLRGHNEPGGGFIGGLIAASAFAIYGIACGVAPVRRALYFHPMGLAGFGLFLSALSGFVSILQGVPFLTGIWTAVHLLGLSVDLSTVLFFDIGVYFVVVGSITSIALALEERERD; translated from the coding sequence ATGCGCACGGTGATCTTCCGCACGACGGCGCCCTATCTCACCAGCCTGATGGTGCTTTTTTCCGTGTTCGTGCTTCTGCGCGGGCACAACGAACCGGGCGGCGGCTTCATCGGCGGCCTGATCGCGGCGTCGGCCTTCGCCATCTACGGTATCGCCTGCGGCGTGGCGCCGGTGCGCCGGGCGCTCTATTTTCACCCGATGGGCCTCGCCGGCTTCGGCCTGTTCCTCTCGGCCCTTTCTGGTTTCGTCTCGATCCTGCAGGGCGTTCCCTTCCTGACGGGGATCTGGACGGCGGTGCATCTCTTGGGACTTTCGGTCGACCTCTCCACCGTGCTCTTCTTCGATATCGGGGTCTATTTCGTCGTCGTCGGGTCGATCACCTCGATCGCGCTGGCGCTCGAGGAAAGGGAGCGGGACTGA
- a CDS encoding Na+/H+ antiporter subunit C, translating into METALAGLVGLFYAVAIYLMLSKHIIRVLLGIVIFGNAVNMTIFTAGRIVREVPPIIPAGAERIEDVVANPLPQALILTAIVISFSFFAFLLVLAYRAYQELGTDDTDEMRVAEPEGESLPPLGY; encoded by the coding sequence ATGGAAACAGCGCTCGCCGGCCTCGTCGGACTGTTCTACGCCGTCGCCATCTACCTGATGCTGTCGAAGCACATTATCCGGGTGCTGCTGGGCATCGTCATCTTCGGCAATGCCGTGAACATGACGATCTTCACCGCCGGCCGCATCGTGCGCGAAGTGCCGCCGATCATCCCGGCGGGCGCCGAGCGCATCGAAGATGTCGTCGCGAATCCGCTGCCCCAGGCCCTGATCCTGACCGCAATCGTGATCTCCTTCTCGTTCTTCGCCTTCCTGCTGGTACTGGCCTACCGCGCCTACCAAGAACTCGGCACCGACGACACCGACGAGATGCGCGTCGCCGAACCGGAAGGCGAAAGCCTTCCCCCTCTGGGTTATTGA
- a CDS encoding Na+/H+ antiporter subunit D: MAVVGATSIDTAAAHIAGATALADWLVIAPVALPILGGALLLMVRHRTRVHAVLAFLFLFASFLSAAFLLARVVSEGPLVMTMGRWLPPFGITFNADALGATFATAASFVATAAAVFALRDINVTGRRYGFYSFLLLMVAGVNGAFLTGDIFNLYVWFEVFVISSFGLLILGSERRQIDGATKYAVLNLVATTVFLITTGILYGTFGTLNMADIARKADGLRETGPLMTIATLYLLAFGMKAAAFPLNYWLPASYHTPRIVTSALFGGLLTKVGIYALLRTMMTLFPVERGVLSGLIGWIAIATMILGILGALAQSDVRRIIGFVVISGIGVMLAGLALGTPLGVTGTILYAVHSILVMTALYLLAGLMHEAGGSYSLHHTAGLYRSHPLLAAMALLLVLAAAGLPPLSGLWPKVMLVRASIENGSWWMASAILVSSILTVIALGRVFALSFWRMEAGEAAERADTEGAISPAAGYGVLAALIVPAIAIGVYPEPFLRLAAAAAAGLADPASYLDAVFPAGGGS; the protein is encoded by the coding sequence ATGGCAGTTGTTGGAGCAACGTCCATCGACACGGCCGCGGCCCACATAGCCGGCGCGACAGCGCTCGCCGACTGGCTGGTGATCGCGCCCGTCGCCCTGCCGATCCTCGGTGGGGCGCTGCTGCTGATGGTCCGGCATCGCACGCGTGTCCACGCGGTGCTGGCCTTCCTCTTCCTGTTCGCGAGCTTCCTGTCGGCGGCGTTCCTGCTGGCGCGCGTGGTCTCCGAAGGGCCGCTGGTGATGACCATGGGCCGGTGGCTGCCGCCGTTCGGCATCACTTTCAACGCCGACGCGCTGGGCGCGACCTTCGCCACGGCGGCGAGCTTCGTGGCGACCGCGGCGGCGGTTTTCGCCTTGCGCGACATCAACGTGACCGGCCGGCGCTACGGCTTCTATTCCTTCCTCCTGCTGATGGTAGCGGGCGTCAACGGAGCCTTCCTGACGGGCGACATCTTCAATCTCTACGTCTGGTTCGAAGTCTTCGTCATCTCATCCTTTGGCCTGCTGATACTGGGGTCGGAGCGGCGGCAGATCGATGGCGCGACCAAGTACGCGGTGCTTAACCTGGTCGCTACGACCGTCTTTCTGATCACCACGGGAATACTCTACGGGACCTTCGGCACCCTCAATATGGCCGACATCGCGCGCAAGGCGGACGGGTTGCGGGAGACGGGTCCGCTGATGACCATCGCCACGCTCTACCTGCTGGCGTTCGGGATGAAGGCCGCCGCGTTTCCCCTCAACTACTGGCTGCCCGCCTCCTACCACACGCCGCGCATCGTGACGTCGGCGCTCTTCGGCGGACTGTTGACCAAGGTCGGTATCTACGCCCTGCTGCGCACGATGATGACCCTGTTTCCGGTCGAGCGCGGGGTTCTGTCGGGCCTCATCGGCTGGATCGCAATCGCGACCATGATACTCGGCATCCTTGGCGCGCTCGCCCAGTCGGACGTGCGCAGGATCATCGGCTTCGTCGTCATTTCGGGCATCGGGGTGATGCTTGCCGGCCTGGCACTCGGAACTCCGCTCGGCGTGACCGGCACCATCCTATACGCCGTCCATTCGATCCTCGTGATGACGGCGCTGTATCTCCTGGCCGGGCTGATGCACGAAGCGGGCGGCAGCTACTCGCTGCACCACACGGCCGGGCTCTACCGCAGCCATCCGCTGCTGGCCGCGATGGCTCTCCTCCTGGTGCTGGCGGCCGCTGGCCTGCCGCCGCTGTCGGGGCTCTGGCCGAAGGTGATGCTGGTGAGGGCGTCCATCGAGAACGGGTCTTGGTGGATGGCATCGGCTATCCTCGTGAGCAGCATTCTCACGGTCATCGCGCTCGGACGCGTGTTCGCCCTGTCTTTCTGGCGGATGGAAGCAGGCGAGGCGGCAGAACGCGCGGACACGGAGGGTGCGATCAGCCCTGCCGCCGGATATGGCGTGCTCGCCGCGCTGATCGTTCCGGCCATCGCCATCGGCGTCTATCCGGAGCCGTTCTTGCGGCTCGCCGCGGCTGCGGCCGCCGGCCTGGCCGACCCCGCTTCCTATCTCGACGCGGTGTTCCCGGCTGGAGGCGGATCATGA
- a CDS encoding Na+/H+ antiporter subunit E, producing MTIYLINILLALAWVAITGSATISNFIFGFVLGAGALYLIREQVGSLGYFQRTRRVVSLFALFLYELVLSSWRVAVLVVQPKMDLKPGIFAYPLKVDREFEITLLANLITLTPGTLSVDVSEDRRFLYVHALDCSDPDQTRLDIANGFERRIMEAFR from the coding sequence ATGACGATCTATCTGATCAACATCCTTCTCGCGCTCGCCTGGGTGGCGATCACCGGTTCGGCGACCATCTCGAACTTCATCTTCGGCTTCGTGCTCGGTGCCGGCGCGCTCTACCTGATCCGCGAGCAGGTCGGCTCGCTGGGTTACTTCCAGCGGACACGCCGCGTCGTGTCGCTTTTCGCCCTTTTTCTCTACGAACTGGTCCTGTCCTCCTGGCGTGTCGCGGTTCTGGTCGTGCAGCCGAAGATGGACCTGAAGCCCGGCATTTTCGCCTACCCGCTCAAGGTCGACCGCGAGTTCGAGATCACGCTTCTGGCGAACCTCATCACGCTGACCCCGGGGACGCTCTCTGTCGACGTTTCGGAAGACCGGCGTTTCCTCTACGTGCACGCGCTGGACTGCTCGGATCCGGACCAGACGCGGCTCGACATCGCCAACGGTTTCGAACGCAGGATAATGGAGGCGTTTCGATGA
- a CDS encoding cation:proton antiporter, whose translation MNASEAFLTGAVYLALALLSLSFLVTVLRVVRGPTLPDRIVGLDMLVAVAIGFIAVIGIKTGVTLYVDVAIALGLVGFLATVAFARFVMNRGGDREVDGELQSASEPLEHRQPETSS comes from the coding sequence ATGAACGCCAGCGAAGCATTCCTGACGGGGGCGGTCTACCTGGCGCTTGCCCTGCTCAGCCTTTCGTTCCTGGTGACTGTGCTGAGAGTCGTCCGTGGCCCGACTCTGCCGGACCGCATCGTCGGCCTGGACATGCTCGTCGCGGTGGCAATCGGCTTCATCGCCGTCATCGGCATCAAGACCGGGGTGACGCTTTACGTCGACGTCGCCATCGCGCTGGGCCTCGTCGGGTTCCTGGCCACGGTCGCCTTCGCGCGTTTCGTGATGAACCGCGGGGGGGACCGGGAGGTCGACGGGGAACTGCAATCCGCCAGCGAACCGCTGGAGCACCGACAGCCGGAGACGAGTTCATGA
- the mnhG gene encoding monovalent cation/H(+) antiporter subunit G, translating to MIDIVQNYLAGILIIVGSSFALVASIGLLRLPEFYTRMHAASKAGTLGSGVMLIALAVYTDETTIATRALAGFVFFLLTAPISAHLLAKAAYAAGYPLWEGSVHDEMPKQTAAADARETS from the coding sequence ATGATCGACATCGTCCAGAACTACCTTGCCGGGATCCTGATCATCGTCGGCTCGAGCTTCGCGCTGGTTGCGTCTATCGGCCTCCTGAGGTTGCCGGAATTCTACACCCGCATGCATGCCGCGTCTAAGGCCGGAACGCTCGGCTCGGGCGTGATGCTGATCGCGCTCGCGGTCTATACGGACGAGACCACGATTGCCACGCGCGCGCTGGCGGGTTTCGTCTTCTTTCTGCTGACGGCGCCGATCTCCGCGCATCTCCTTGCAAAGGCAGCCTATGCCGCCGGCTATCCGCTCTGGGAAGGATCAGTCCATGACGAGATGCCGAAACAAACCGCGGCCGCCGATGCCAGGGAAACATCATAG
- a CDS encoding MucR family transcriptional regulator produces the protein MELPETSAMSGNMLIELTADVVAAYVSNNPVPAGELPNLIADIHSALGRVGTGTEQVPAEKPKPAVSPKKSIHDDYIVCLEDGKKFKSLKRHLMTHYGLTPDQYREKWGLDASYPMVAPNYAAARSQLAKKMGLGRKRKTR, from the coding sequence ATGGAACTACCCGAGACCAGTGCAATGAGCGGTAACATGCTCATCGAACTTACTGCCGACGTCGTTGCTGCCTATGTGAGCAACAATCCCGTTCCCGCCGGAGAACTCCCGAACCTGATCGCCGATATCCACAGCGCGCTTGGCCGCGTGGGTACCGGAACTGAACAGGTGCCGGCGGAGAAGCCTAAGCCGGCAGTCAGCCCGAAGAAGTCTATTCACGACGACTACATCGTGTGCCTCGAAGACGGCAAGAAGTTCAAGTCGCTGAAGCGTCATCTCATGACCCACTACGGACTGACGCCCGACCAGTACCGCGAGAAGTGGGGCCTCGATGCCAGCTACCCGATGGTGGCGCCGAACTATGCGGCGGCCCGCTCGCAACTCGCCAAGAAGATGGGTCTCGGTCGCAAGCGCAAGACGCGCTAA
- a CDS encoding helix-turn-helix domain-containing protein, producing MPSSTACQIVREDRQSSLPDMERDRSGCGSANDDPEPSRSALERNVRICDCMIDIAAALFNVSGRELRQPGRTCTSVARVRQIAMYVTHVVMGMTMSEVGRGFGRDRTTVLHACHLIEDMRDDADFDALVVTTEKVARAALRGMERI from the coding sequence GTGCCGTCCAGTACCGCCTGCCAGATCGTCAGAGAAGACCGGCAATCGTCATTGCCCGACATGGAAAGGGACAGGTCCGGATGCGGCTCCGCGAATGATGATCCGGAGCCTTCGCGCTCCGCGCTGGAACGCAACGTGCGCATCTGCGACTGCATGATCGACATCGCCGCCGCCCTCTTCAACGTCAGCGGACGCGAGCTGCGGCAGCCCGGACGCACATGCACCAGCGTCGCTCGGGTGCGCCAGATTGCCATGTACGTCACGCATGTCGTCATGGGGATGACGATGAGCGAGGTGGGGCGCGGCTTCGGCCGCGACCGCACCACCGTGCTGCACGCGTGCCATCTCATCGAGGACATGCGCGACGACGCCGATTTCGACGCGCTCGTCGTCACGACGGAAAAAGTGGCGCGCGCCGCGCTCAGGGGAATGGAGCGCATCTGA
- a CDS encoding DUF6456 domain-containing protein, producing the protein MAGQREKEDIRVLRLLSFGPAGVEECGRADRVMLVSRRLGTISVSRVSFDGLVRRSLVAATDGVAGLTPAGRAAFARMRDRNCLSQHVEIGTMPVELPEGRREAVANLSESPLAQLARRKSKDGRPFLDPREFRAGERLRADYTRGQLLPRLGANWSAAGSSGRPIGTPGASAELTDGAVAARQRVNAALAAVGPELGGLLVDVCCFLKGLETVEIERAWPARSAKVVLRTALAALARHYEPERRKTPGGSILHWGSEGYRAQIGES; encoded by the coding sequence ATGGCAGGCCAACGCGAAAAGGAGGACATCCGTGTCCTGCGTCTTCTTTCCTTCGGACCGGCCGGCGTGGAAGAGTGTGGCCGCGCCGACAGGGTGATGCTGGTGTCGCGGCGGCTCGGGACAATTTCGGTGAGCCGGGTCTCGTTCGACGGACTGGTTCGGCGGTCGCTCGTGGCGGCCACGGACGGTGTCGCGGGTCTCACGCCGGCGGGGCGGGCGGCTTTCGCCCGCATGCGCGACCGGAACTGTCTCTCGCAGCATGTGGAGATCGGCACGATGCCGGTCGAGCTACCCGAAGGACGGCGGGAGGCGGTGGCGAACCTTTCCGAATCTCCGCTTGCCCAACTCGCCCGCCGCAAGTCGAAGGACGGCAGGCCCTTTCTCGATCCAAGGGAGTTCCGGGCAGGAGAGCGCCTGCGCGCGGACTATACGCGCGGCCAGCTTCTTCCGCGGCTGGGCGCCAACTGGAGCGCGGCCGGCAGCTCCGGGCGGCCCATTGGGACGCCGGGCGCGAGCGCGGAACTGACGGACGGCGCGGTTGCCGCCCGCCAGCGCGTCAATGCGGCTCTGGCGGCCGTCGGCCCCGAGCTTGGCGGTCTTCTGGTGGACGTCTGCTGCTTTCTCAAAGGCCTGGAGACGGTGGAGATCGAGCGAGCCTGGCCGGCAAGATCGGCGAAGGTGGTCCTCAGGACCGCTCTGGCCGCGCTTGCGCGCCACTACGAGCCGGAGCGCCGGAAGACACCGGGAGGAAGCATCCTCCACTGGGGCTCGGAAGGATACCGCGCACAGATCGGCGAAAGCTGA
- a CDS encoding SufE family protein, translating into MTADIDSIIDDFAFLDDWEDRYRYVIDLGRDLPHFPESEKNDVNKVPGCVSQVWLTTSVGDGDDPEIEFAGDSDAHIVRGLVALMLALYSGRRASEIVTTDADAVLARLGLDEHLTPQRSNGLRSMVNRIRRDAQAALSESA; encoded by the coding sequence ATGACTGCCGATATCGACTCCATCATCGACGACTTTGCCTTCCTGGACGACTGGGAGGACCGCTACCGCTATGTCATCGATCTCGGCCGCGACCTCCCGCACTTCCCCGAGTCAGAAAAGAACGACGTCAACAAGGTGCCGGGCTGCGTCAGCCAGGTTTGGCTGACCACCAGCGTCGGCGATGGCGACGACCCGGAGATCGAATTCGCGGGCGATTCGGACGCACATATCGTGCGTGGGCTCGTAGCGCTCATGCTCGCGCTCTACTCCGGGCGCCGCGCCAGCGAGATCGTGACGACGGATGCGGATGCGGTGCTCGCCAGGCTCGGGCTCGACGAGCATCTTACCCCGCAGCGTTCCAACGGCCTGCGCTCGATGGTCAATCGCATCCGCCGCGACGCCCAGGCGGCGCTGAGCGAGAGCGCCTGA
- a CDS encoding DUF5330 domain-containing protein — translation MGFLIRTIFWFSLVLLVLPLSPQDADGSSEAVGAFEALNAAREAVGDLSGMCERRPEVCETGRAAFHSIGIRAREGARIAYEFLDTQVEEPDETITTGGVPAE, via the coding sequence ATGGGATTTCTGATCCGGACAATCTTCTGGTTCTCGCTGGTGCTGCTGGTCCTGCCGCTGTCGCCGCAGGACGCCGATGGCAGTTCCGAAGCCGTCGGCGCATTCGAGGCCCTCAACGCCGCGCGCGAGGCGGTCGGCGATCTGAGCGGAATGTGCGAACGCCGGCCGGAAGTCTGCGAGACCGGGCGGGCGGCATTCCACTCGATCGGCATTCGCGCCCGCGAGGGCGCGCGCATCGCCTACGAGTTCCTCGACACCCAGGTGGAAGAGCCGGACGAGACGATCACGACCGGTGGCGTCCCGGCCGAGTGA
- a CDS encoding sensor histidine kinase, with protein sequence MSRLPAAASEGFSGLAEACGRLVHPSVTDTSERGRQRRLLGVALAGPFLVSAAFAQVLAPVAGVPVALAAICMCFVIGWTVAVAVAQSGSRSVAGPALLVAAVAPLALLVPLAGGPSSPLFLSFVPLLLEPVFVARTRFALVGGALAAAAAIIMGVLLPLIHGMAVDAPAAWFWLVPLAYAGTLWLRRAAFLPEVEAASPRTTSFLADRYPAVTMRLSPNGEVSECSAQAHSVLTLDPQFLLGAGLLDRVHVADRIAYLAAVADMREGAAYRSVELRLRLPADADSQPGHGYRPFVLEFVSDEVGEDGFAVILRENTTVARLREELDAARGCAETEKIRFLATVSHELRTPLNTIIGFSDMLLCGMAGPFGNERQREYTGLVRESGEHLLAVVNAILDVAKLESGTYPIVREHFRMLEAVETSKAIMSYQAAAKGVELECRVDETVGEVHADKRALQQILINLLSNAVKFTPAGGTVTVKVERQAEGVRLSVSDTGIGIAEEDLPRIGKPFVQVLNDYTRQYEGTGLGLSLVRGLVELHGGSMAVESAPGMGTSVEITIPFEDCTGSKDRHDAEILTISPSGKPRRKANEAFRQSA encoded by the coding sequence TTGAGTAGGCTCCCCGCAGCAGCAAGCGAAGGATTTTCCGGTCTCGCCGAAGCTTGCGGGAGACTGGTACACCCTTCCGTAACGGACACTTCCGAGCGCGGCAGGCAACGCCGCCTGCTCGGCGTGGCGCTGGCCGGCCCGTTCCTGGTCTCGGCCGCCTTCGCACAGGTGCTGGCGCCGGTGGCGGGCGTTCCGGTCGCGCTTGCCGCGATCTGCATGTGTTTCGTGATCGGATGGACAGTCGCCGTCGCGGTCGCCCAGAGCGGGTCGCGCAGCGTCGCCGGGCCAGCCTTGCTCGTCGCCGCGGTCGCGCCGCTGGCGCTGCTGGTTCCCCTGGCTGGGGGACCTTCCTCGCCCTTGTTCCTGTCATTCGTGCCGCTGCTCCTCGAACCGGTATTCGTCGCCCGCACCCGCTTCGCGCTGGTCGGCGGTGCCCTGGCGGCGGCGGCTGCGATAATCATGGGTGTGTTGCTCCCGCTCATCCACGGCATGGCCGTCGACGCGCCCGCGGCCTGGTTCTGGCTCGTTCCGCTGGCCTATGCGGGAACCCTGTGGCTGCGACGCGCGGCATTCCTGCCGGAGGTCGAGGCTGCGTCGCCGCGAACGACGTCGTTCCTGGCGGACCGCTATCCGGCGGTGACGATGCGCCTGTCGCCGAACGGCGAGGTATCGGAATGCTCCGCGCAGGCGCATTCCGTGCTGACGCTCGATCCGCAGTTCCTGCTGGGCGCCGGTCTCCTCGACCGGGTCCATGTCGCGGACCGCATCGCCTATCTGGCGGCGGTTGCCGACATGCGCGAAGGCGCGGCGTACCGGAGCGTGGAATTGCGCCTGCGGCTGCCGGCGGACGCCGACAGCCAGCCGGGACACGGCTATCGGCCTTTCGTGCTCGAGTTCGTCAGCGACGAGGTTGGCGAGGACGGATTTGCCGTGATCCTTCGCGAGAACACCACGGTGGCGCGTCTTCGCGAGGAACTGGACGCGGCGCGCGGTTGCGCGGAGACGGAGAAGATCCGGTTCCTGGCGACCGTCAGCCATGAACTGCGCACGCCGCTGAACACGATCATCGGCTTTTCAGACATGCTTCTGTGCGGGATGGCAGGTCCTTTCGGCAACGAGCGCCAGCGCGAATATACCGGGCTTGTGCGCGAATCGGGCGAGCATCTGCTGGCGGTGGTCAACGCTATCCTCGACGTCGCCAAGCTCGAGTCGGGGACCTATCCGATCGTTCGCGAGCATTTCCGCATGCTGGAGGCCGTCGAGACCAGCAAGGCGATCATGAGCTACCAGGCGGCGGCGAAGGGTGTCGAACTCGAGTGCCGCGTCGACGAGACGGTCGGCGAAGTGCACGCTGACAAGCGCGCGTTGCAGCAGATCCTGATCAATCTTCTCTCGAATGCGGTGAAGTTCACGCCTGCGGGGGGGACCGTGACGGTCAAGGTGGAACGGCAGGCCGAAGGCGTCAGGCTGTCAGTGAGCGATACCGGCATCGGCATCGCCGAGGAAGACCTGCCGAGGATCGGCAAGCCATTCGTTCAGGTTCTCAACGACTACACCAGACAGTATGAGGGGACGGGTCTCGGACTGTCCCTCGTGCGCGGGCTGGTGGAACTGCATGGCGGCTCGATGGCCGTCGAGAGCGCGCCGGGAATGGGGACGTCCGTAGAGATCACGATACCTTTCGAAGACTGCACAGGTTCCAAAGACAGACACGATGCCGAAATCCTCACCATCTCGCCGTCCGGCAAACCGCGGAGGAAAGCCAATGAAGCATTCCGTCAGTCGGCGTGA
- a CDS encoding peptidoglycan-binding protein: MKHSVSRREIDRRQPGLIGTVAAASGTAIVENPVLVGSSTAFLVVLFYVSANALWYQPFPHPEPLLQTRFVVEHPEAEAVPQPPAARPAPPRDVTNSVRAQPEEAVAGVSPAEPSATQRTLARIQSTLQELKFYSGEIDGLSGPKTRQAISDYQKTVGLPVTGEVSDELLAALDGGAGPSATSVPIPDGVPVPEPRRDVVASIRSDEPNRSDAPGAALDQTQIVKIQAGLRAFGNEGIEIDGVMGEKTRTAVREFQSLFGLPVNGQPDARLLEKMTEIGLTN, translated from the coding sequence ATGAAGCATTCCGTCAGTCGGCGTGAAATCGACCGCCGCCAGCCCGGCCTCATCGGGACCGTGGCGGCGGCGTCGGGCACGGCCATCGTGGAGAATCCGGTGCTCGTCGGAAGCTCGACGGCATTCCTTGTGGTGCTGTTCTACGTTTCCGCGAATGCGCTGTGGTACCAGCCATTCCCGCATCCCGAGCCGCTGCTCCAGACCCGCTTCGTCGTCGAACACCCGGAAGCGGAGGCTGTTCCGCAACCCCCGGCCGCTCGCCCCGCGCCGCCCCGGGATGTGACGAACTCGGTCCGGGCGCAGCCGGAGGAGGCGGTAGCGGGAGTATCCCCCGCCGAGCCGTCCGCGACCCAGAGAACGCTTGCCCGGATCCAGTCGACCTTGCAGGAACTGAAGTTCTATTCGGGCGAAATCGACGGGCTTTCCGGCCCCAAAACCCGGCAGGCGATCTCCGATTACCAGAAGACGGTCGGGCTCCCCGTCACCGGCGAAGTCAGCGACGAGCTTCTGGCGGCGCTCGACGGCGGCGCGGGGCCGTCCGCCACCTCGGTGCCGATCCCGGACGGAGTCCCCGTTCCCGAGCCGCGCCGCGACGTCGTCGCCTCCATCCGTTCGGACGAACCGAACCGCTCCGACGCACCGGGGGCCGCCCTCGACCAGACGCAGATCGTCAAGATCCAGGCGGGCTTGAGAGCTTTCGGCAACGAAGGCATCGAGATCGACGGCGTCATGGGTGAAAAGACCCGCACCGCCGTGCGTGAATTCCAGTCGCTGTTCGGGCTTCCCGTTAACGGGCAGCCGGATGCTAGGCTCCTGGAAAAGATGACGGAAATCGGATTGACGAACTGA
- a CDS encoding DUF1491 family protein: MRVTSDFFVSSLIRRVFGEGGFAAVMRKGAAEAGAVFIVIRGREGDSTLLGPAPQSGYDEKRPGGRQFVVLEEKLEEDGLSARITREARFDPDVWFVELDTPRLPEDLVDIMKP; encoded by the coding sequence ATGCGGGTCACGTCGGATTTCTTCGTCTCGTCCCTCATTCGCCGCGTCTTCGGCGAGGGCGGCTTCGCCGCAGTGATGCGCAAGGGCGCCGCTGAGGCGGGGGCGGTCTTCATCGTGATCCGGGGAAGGGAAGGGGATTCCACCCTTCTCGGCCCGGCCCCGCAGAGCGGCTACGACGAGAAGCGGCCCGGTGGCCGACAGTTCGTCGTGCTGGAAGAGAAGCTCGAGGAAGATGGCCTGAGTGCGCGGATCACGCGCGAGGCGCGGTTCGATCCGGACGTCTGGTTCGTGGAACTCGACACGCCCCGTCTGCCCGAAGACCTCGTGGATATCATGAAGCCTTGA